From Musa acuminata AAA Group cultivar baxijiao chromosome BXJ3-8, Cavendish_Baxijiao_AAA, whole genome shotgun sequence, one genomic window encodes:
- the LOC135645918 gene encoding ABC transporter G family member 48-like isoform X4 has product MLSELSRRERDAGIKPDPEIDVFMKATAMEGQKTSVATDYILKALGLDICADILVGDEMRRGISGGQKKRLTTGEMLAGPARALFMDEISTGLDSSTTFQIVKFIRQMVHVMDGTVLISLLQPAPETFELFDDIILLSEGQILYQGPRENVLEFFESVGFKCPKRKGITDFLQEVTSKKDQEQYWSNKNQYHYISVSEFVQLFKSFHVGKQLSEELSVPYDKSRAHPAALTTEKYGISNWELLKACLSREWLLMKRNSFIYAFKTFQITVLSFIAMTVFLRTKMPHETIPDGNKFYGALFYSLINVMFNGMAELSMTIYKLPVFYKQRDFLFYPPWAFGLSYWLLKIPLSLLDTGIWIFLTYYAIGFAPATGRFFSQFLVLLLVHQVALALFRFIAATGRTMVIANTFGTFSVLLVFVLGGFVMSKDDIKPWWKWGFWSSPLMYGQNAIAINEFLDPRWGAPNNDANIDAATVGTAILKSRGMFVNGYWYWVSIGALIGFVILFNILFILSLTFLNPIGSSQSMIVDEELESKKRKNSSGGDQRFELIESDRRSTAPDIPAAARRNSSESFNSSVCPARRGMVLPFQPLSLAFNHVNYYVDMPAEMKNQGIQEDRLQLLSDVSGAFRPGVLTALVGVSGAGKTTLMDVLAGRKTGGYISGSISISGYPKKQETFDRISGYCEQNDIHSPYVTVYESLVYSAWLRLDSEIDKKTQQMFVEEVMELVELDTLRDSLVGLPGVDGLSIEQRKRLTIAVELVANPSIIFMDEPTSGLDARTAAIVMRTVRNTVDTGRTVVCTIHQPSIDIFEAFDELLLMKTGGQIIYAGPLGRYSHKLIEYFEAIPGIPKITEGYNPATWMLEISSPSVESSVNLDFVEVYACSPLYQKNQELIKELSIPAPDSKDLYFPTKYSQRFSIQCKACFWKQYWSYWRNPEYNAIRFFMTIVIGLIFGSVFWQKGGKMSKQEDILEILGAIYAAVFFLGATNAIIVQPIVAVERTVFYRERAAGMYSALAYAFAQVSIELIYIPPLGLLYSLLLFPMIGFSWRADAFLWFFFFIVICFVYFVLYGMMVIALTPNHHIASILSSFFYNFWNLFAGFVIARPLIPVWWRWYYWGDPVSWTIYGIVSSQLGTKDDLVAIPGAGSLTVKQFLKDNLGFEHSFVGCVALAHLGFVLLFFLIFGYSIKYLNFQKK; this is encoded by the exons ATGTTGTCAGAATTGTCAAGACGAGAGAGGGATGCAGGAATTAAACCAGACCCCGAGATCGATGTGTTCATGAAGGCTACTGCAATGGAAGGGCAGAAAACCAGTGTAGCAACAGATTACATTCTCAAG GCACTTGGATTGGATATCTGTGCAGACATCCTTGTTGGTGATGAGATGAGAAGAGGCATTTCTGGGGGACAAAAGAAACGGTTGACAACTG GAGAGATGTTGGCTGGGCCTGCGAGAGCACTCTTCATGGATGAAATATCAACTGGACTCGACAGTTCTACCACCTTTCAAATAGTTAAATTTATTAGACAGATGGTTCATGTCATGGATGGGACGGTGCTGATTTCTCTTCTTCAACCTGCACCAGAGACATTTGAACTTTTTGATGACATTATTCTATTGTCTGAGGGACAAATACTCTATCAAGGTCCTCGAGAGAATGTCCTTGAGTTCTTTGAGTCCGTTGGTTTCAAGTGTCCCAAAAGAAAAGGAATCACAGACTTTCTTCAAGAGGTAACTTCAAAAAAGGATCAAGAACAGTACTGGTCTAACAAAAACCAATACCATTATATTTCGGTCTCCGAGTTTGTGCAGCTTTTCAAGTCCTTTCATGTTGGGAAACAGCTCTCAGAGGAGCTTAGTGTTCCTTATGATAAATCTAGAGCCCATCCTGCTGCACTGACCACAGAGAAATATGGCATTTCTAACTGGGAACTTCTCAAGGCATGTTTATCAAGGGAGTGGTTGCTAATGAAGCGCAACTCTTTCATCTATGCTTTTAAGACTTTCCAGATAACTGTACTTTCATTTATAGCCATGACCGTGTTTCTGAGAACAAAAATGCCCCACGAGACAATTCCTGATGGTAACAAGTTCTACGGTGCACTGTTTTACAGTTTGATAAACGTGATGTTTAATGGTATGGCAGAACTGTCAATGACTATTTACAAGCTCCCGGTGTTCTATAAACAGAGAGATTTCTTGTTTTACCCTCCTTGGGCTTTTGGCCTGTCATATTGGCTCCTCAAGATTCCCCTTTCTTTACTGGACACTGGAATATGGATTTTTCTTACTTATTATGCGATTGGTTTTGCTCCTGCTACAGGCCG GTTCTTCAGCCAGTTCCTGGTACTTCTCCTAGTACATCAAGTGGCCCTTGCTCTATTCCGCTTCATCGCTGCAACTGGAAGAACAATGGTTATAGCTAATACATTTGGAACGTTTTCTGTGCTTCTTGTTTTTGTTCTAGGAGGATTTGTCATGTCTAAAG ATGACATCAAACCATGGTGGAAATGGGGCTTCTGGAGTTCCCCATTGATGTATGGGCAAAATGCTATAGCCATTAATGAGTTCCTTGATCCAAGATGGGGCGCC CCAAACAATGATGCCAACATAGATGCAGCAACTGTAGGAACTGCTATTTTAAAATCTAGAGGAATGTTTGTCAATGGATATTGGTATTGGGTCTCTATTGGTGCCCTCATAGGCTTTGTTATTCTGTTCAATATATTGTTTATCCTTTCACTAACTTTCTTGAACC CTATTGGAAGTTCTCAAAGTATGATTGTTGATGAGGAACTGGAAAGtaagaaaagaaagaactcaTCAGGTGGAGATCAGAGGTTTGAATTGATAGAAAGTGACAGGAGGTCTACTGCACCTGATATACCCG CAGCAGCCAGGAGGAACAGCTCTGAGAGTTTTAATTCTTCAGTGTGTCCAGCTAGGAGGGGAATGGTTCTGCCTTTCCAGCCTCTCTCTCTTGCTTTCAATCATGTGAACTACTATGTTGACATGCCTGCT GAAATGAAGAACCAAGGAATCCAAGAAGATCGTCTCCAATTGCTATCTGATGTAAGTGGTGCATTTAGGCCAGGTGTGCTGACAGCACTAGTTGGAGTTAGCGGTGCAGGAAAGACTACATTGATGGATGTCCTGGCAGGGAGAAAAACTGGTGGTTATATTTCAGGGAGCATCAGCATTTCTGGTTATCCTAAAAAGCAAGAGACTTTTGATAGGATAAGTGGTTACTGTGAACAAAATGACATTCACTCACCATATGTGACTGTCTATGAATCACTCGTTTACTCTGCTTGGCTCCGTCTTGATTCAGAAATAGACAAGAAAACACAACAG ATGTTTGTGGAGGAGGTTATGGAGCTGGTAGAACTTGATACACTGAGAGATTCTTTGGTTGGCCTTCCGGGGGTTGATGGCTTATCAATAGAACAAAGAAAGCGACTCACGATTGCCGTTGAACTGGTTGCAAACCCATCCATCATCTTTATGGATGAGCCAACGTCAGGCCTTGATGCTAGAACTGCAGCGATAGTTATGCGAACAGTGAGAAATACAGTGGATACAGGCCGAACTGTTGTTTGCACAATCCACCAACCAAGCATAGATATTTTTGAAGCTTTTGATGAG CTACTTCTGATGAAGACAGGAGGTCAAATTATATATGCTGGACCCCTTGGTCGTTACTCTCACAAACTTATAGAATACTTTGAA GCGATTCCAGGGATACCCAAGATTACTGAAGGTTATAACCCTGCAACATGGATGCTGGAGATAAGCTCTCCTTCAGTTGAGTCTAGCGTGAATCTGGATTTTGTTGAAGTTTATGCTTGTTCCCCTCTTTATCA AAAAAATCAAGAACTTATCAAGGAATTGAGCATTCCTGCACCAGATTCAAAAGATCTATATTTTCCTACAAAATATTCCCAGAGATTCAGTATTCAATGCAAAGCATGTTTTTGGAAACAGTACTGGTCTTATTGGAGAAACCCAGAATACAATGCCATCCGGTTCTTCATGACAATTGTCATAGGCCTTATATTCGGCTCGGTGTTTTGGCAAAAGGGTGGAAAGAT GAGCAAACAAGAAGACATTCTCGAGATACTTGGCGCTATATATGCTGCTGTTTTCTTCCTTGGGGCCACCAATGCCATCATTGTGCAGCCTATTGTGGCCGTTGAGAGGACTGTCTTTTACCGTGAAAGAGCAGCAGGGATGTACTCAGCCCTGGCCTATGCATTTGCTCAA GTGAGCATCGAGCTGATATACATACCACCACTGGGGCTTCTTTATAGCCTGCTACTTTTCCCAATGATTGGCTTTAGCTGGCGCGCCGACGCCTTCCTttggttcttcttcttcatcgtaATCTGCTTTGTTTACTTTGTTCTGTACGGCATGATGGTCATAGCACTCACACCCAACCACCATATTGCCAGTATCCTATCTAGTTTCTTTTACAACTTCTGGAACTTGTTCGCGGGCTTCGTGATAGCGCGACCG CTGATTCCTGTCTGGTGGAGGTGGTACTACTGGGGTGATCCCGTATCGTGGACGATTTATGGCATTGTGTCATCGCAACTGGGGACG
- the LOC135645918 gene encoding pleiotropic drug resistance protein 2-like isoform X3 produces the protein MVSSSRRSWGKAFRDPKDVFRRSGGEEGEDEENLKWAALEKLPTYDRMRKGILRQVVEDGRVVCDEVDVHRLAPRDRKLLLDRLFKVAEEDNERFLERLRHRIDRVGLELPKIEVRYENLSVEADVSVGSRALPTLWNSTLNILEGIIGLLNLSPSKKRTIKILNDVSGILKPARMTLLLGPPASGKTTLLLALAGKLAKNLRQEFGKITYCGHELSEFVPQRTCAYISQLDLHNGEMTVRETLDFSGRCLGVGTRYEMLSELSRRERDAGIKPDPEIDVFMKATAMEGQKTSVATDYILKALGLDICADILVGDEMRRGISGGQKKRLTTGEMLAGPARALFMDEISTGLDSSTTFQIVKFIRQMVHVMDGTVLISLLQPAPETFELFDDIILLSEGQILYQGPRENVLEFFESVGFKCPKRKGITDFLQEVTSKKDQEQYWSNKNQYHYISVSEFVQLFKSFHVGKQLSEELSVPYDKSRAHPAALTTEKYGISNWELLKACLSREWLLMKRNSFIYAFKTFQITVLSFIAMTVFLRTKMPHETIPDGNKFYGALFYSLINVMFNGMAELSMTIYKLPVFYKQRDFLFYPPWAFGLSYWLLKIPLSLLDTGIWIFLTYYAIGFAPATGRFFSQFLVLLLVHQVALALFRFIAATGRTMVIANTFGTFSVLLVFVLGGFVMSKDDIKPWWKWGFWSSPLMYGQNAIAINEFLDPRWGAPNNDANIDAATVGTAILKSRGMFVNGYWYWVSIGALIGFVILFNILFILSLTFLNPIGSSQSMIVDEELESKKRKNSSGGDQRFELIESDRRSTAPDIPAARRNSSESFNSSVCPARRGMVLPFQPLSLAFNHVNYYVDMPAEMKNQGIQEDRLQLLSDVSGAFRPGVLTALVGVSGAGKTTLMDVLAGRKTGGYISGSISISGYPKKQETFDRISGYCEQNDIHSPYVTVYESLVYSAWLRLDSEIDKKTQQMFVEEVMELVELDTLRDSLVGLPGVDGLSIEQRKRLTIAVELVANPSIIFMDEPTSGLDARTAAIVMRTVRNTVDTGRTVVCTIHQPSIDIFEAFDELLLMKTGGQIIYAGPLGRYSHKLIEYFEAIPGIPKITEGYNPATWMLEISSPSVESSVNLDFVEVYACSPLYQKNQELIKELSIPAPDSKDLYFPTKYSQRFSIQCKACFWKQYWSYWRNPEYNAIRFFMTIVIGLIFGSVFWQKGGKMSKQEDILEILGAIYAAVFFLGATNAIIVQPIVAVERTVFYRERAAGMYSALAYAFAQVSIELIYIPPLGLLYSLLLFPMIGFSWRADAFLWFFFFIVICFVYFVLYGMMVIALTPNHHIASILSSFFYNFWNLFAGFVIARPLIPVWWRWYYWGDPVSWTIYGIVSSQLGTKDDLVAIPGAGSLTVKQFLKDNLGFEHSFVGCVALAHLGFVLLFFLIFGYSIKYLNFQKK, from the exons ATGGTCAGTAGCAGCCGACGGAGCTGGGGGAAAGCATTCCGGGACCCGAAGGACGTGTTCCGGCGGAGCGGGGGCGAGGAAGGGGAAGACGAGGAGAACCTCAAGTGGGCGGCGCTGGAGAAGTTGCCCACCTACGACCGCATGCGGAAGGGCATCCTCCGGCAGGTGGTGGAGGACGGCCGCGTCGTCTGCGACGAGGTCGACGTCCACCGGCTCGCCCCTCGGGACCGCAAGCTGCTGCTTGACCGCCTCTTCAAGGTGGCCGAGGAGGACAACGAGCGGTTCCTCGAGCGCCTCCGACACCGAATCGACCG GGTGGGGCTGGAACTTCCAAAGATCGAGGTCCGGTATGAGAATCTCTCGGTCGAGGCAGATGTTTCTGTGGGAAGCAGAGCACTTCCCACCTTGTGGAACTCCACTCTGAACATCTTAGAG GGAATTATTGGTCttctaaatctttctccatccaaGAAAAGGACCATAAAAATTCTGAATGATGTCAGCGGGATACTAAAACCAGCAAG GATGACATTGCTTCTTGGACCTCCAGCCTCGGGGAAAACAACACTCTTGCTTGCTCTGGCTGGGAAACTTGCTAAAAATCTGAGG CAGGAATTTGGTAAAATCACATATTGTGGCCATGAGCTTTCAGAATTTGTTCCCCAACGAACTTGTGCATACATTAGTCAGTTGGACCTTCACAATGGTGAGATGACAGTACGAGAAACCTTGGATTTCTCAGGACGGTGTTTGGGCGTGGGAACAAGGTATGAGATGTTGTCAGAATTGTCAAGACGAGAGAGGGATGCAGGAATTAAACCAGACCCCGAGATCGATGTGTTCATGAAGGCTACTGCAATGGAAGGGCAGAAAACCAGTGTAGCAACAGATTACATTCTCAAG GCACTTGGATTGGATATCTGTGCAGACATCCTTGTTGGTGATGAGATGAGAAGAGGCATTTCTGGGGGACAAAAGAAACGGTTGACAACTG GAGAGATGTTGGCTGGGCCTGCGAGAGCACTCTTCATGGATGAAATATCAACTGGACTCGACAGTTCTACCACCTTTCAAATAGTTAAATTTATTAGACAGATGGTTCATGTCATGGATGGGACGGTGCTGATTTCTCTTCTTCAACCTGCACCAGAGACATTTGAACTTTTTGATGACATTATTCTATTGTCTGAGGGACAAATACTCTATCAAGGTCCTCGAGAGAATGTCCTTGAGTTCTTTGAGTCCGTTGGTTTCAAGTGTCCCAAAAGAAAAGGAATCACAGACTTTCTTCAAGAGGTAACTTCAAAAAAGGATCAAGAACAGTACTGGTCTAACAAAAACCAATACCATTATATTTCGGTCTCCGAGTTTGTGCAGCTTTTCAAGTCCTTTCATGTTGGGAAACAGCTCTCAGAGGAGCTTAGTGTTCCTTATGATAAATCTAGAGCCCATCCTGCTGCACTGACCACAGAGAAATATGGCATTTCTAACTGGGAACTTCTCAAGGCATGTTTATCAAGGGAGTGGTTGCTAATGAAGCGCAACTCTTTCATCTATGCTTTTAAGACTTTCCAGATAACTGTACTTTCATTTATAGCCATGACCGTGTTTCTGAGAACAAAAATGCCCCACGAGACAATTCCTGATGGTAACAAGTTCTACGGTGCACTGTTTTACAGTTTGATAAACGTGATGTTTAATGGTATGGCAGAACTGTCAATGACTATTTACAAGCTCCCGGTGTTCTATAAACAGAGAGATTTCTTGTTTTACCCTCCTTGGGCTTTTGGCCTGTCATATTGGCTCCTCAAGATTCCCCTTTCTTTACTGGACACTGGAATATGGATTTTTCTTACTTATTATGCGATTGGTTTTGCTCCTGCTACAGGCCG GTTCTTCAGCCAGTTCCTGGTACTTCTCCTAGTACATCAAGTGGCCCTTGCTCTATTCCGCTTCATCGCTGCAACTGGAAGAACAATGGTTATAGCTAATACATTTGGAACGTTTTCTGTGCTTCTTGTTTTTGTTCTAGGAGGATTTGTCATGTCTAAAG ATGACATCAAACCATGGTGGAAATGGGGCTTCTGGAGTTCCCCATTGATGTATGGGCAAAATGCTATAGCCATTAATGAGTTCCTTGATCCAAGATGGGGCGCC CCAAACAATGATGCCAACATAGATGCAGCAACTGTAGGAACTGCTATTTTAAAATCTAGAGGAATGTTTGTCAATGGATATTGGTATTGGGTCTCTATTGGTGCCCTCATAGGCTTTGTTATTCTGTTCAATATATTGTTTATCCTTTCACTAACTTTCTTGAACC CTATTGGAAGTTCTCAAAGTATGATTGTTGATGAGGAACTGGAAAGtaagaaaagaaagaactcaTCAGGTGGAGATCAGAGGTTTGAATTGATAGAAAGTGACAGGAGGTCTACTGCACCTGATATACCCG CAGCCAGGAGGAACAGCTCTGAGAGTTTTAATTCTTCAGTGTGTCCAGCTAGGAGGGGAATGGTTCTGCCTTTCCAGCCTCTCTCTCTTGCTTTCAATCATGTGAACTACTATGTTGACATGCCTGCT GAAATGAAGAACCAAGGAATCCAAGAAGATCGTCTCCAATTGCTATCTGATGTAAGTGGTGCATTTAGGCCAGGTGTGCTGACAGCACTAGTTGGAGTTAGCGGTGCAGGAAAGACTACATTGATGGATGTCCTGGCAGGGAGAAAAACTGGTGGTTATATTTCAGGGAGCATCAGCATTTCTGGTTATCCTAAAAAGCAAGAGACTTTTGATAGGATAAGTGGTTACTGTGAACAAAATGACATTCACTCACCATATGTGACTGTCTATGAATCACTCGTTTACTCTGCTTGGCTCCGTCTTGATTCAGAAATAGACAAGAAAACACAACAG ATGTTTGTGGAGGAGGTTATGGAGCTGGTAGAACTTGATACACTGAGAGATTCTTTGGTTGGCCTTCCGGGGGTTGATGGCTTATCAATAGAACAAAGAAAGCGACTCACGATTGCCGTTGAACTGGTTGCAAACCCATCCATCATCTTTATGGATGAGCCAACGTCAGGCCTTGATGCTAGAACTGCAGCGATAGTTATGCGAACAGTGAGAAATACAGTGGATACAGGCCGAACTGTTGTTTGCACAATCCACCAACCAAGCATAGATATTTTTGAAGCTTTTGATGAG CTACTTCTGATGAAGACAGGAGGTCAAATTATATATGCTGGACCCCTTGGTCGTTACTCTCACAAACTTATAGAATACTTTGAA GCGATTCCAGGGATACCCAAGATTACTGAAGGTTATAACCCTGCAACATGGATGCTGGAGATAAGCTCTCCTTCAGTTGAGTCTAGCGTGAATCTGGATTTTGTTGAAGTTTATGCTTGTTCCCCTCTTTATCA AAAAAATCAAGAACTTATCAAGGAATTGAGCATTCCTGCACCAGATTCAAAAGATCTATATTTTCCTACAAAATATTCCCAGAGATTCAGTATTCAATGCAAAGCATGTTTTTGGAAACAGTACTGGTCTTATTGGAGAAACCCAGAATACAATGCCATCCGGTTCTTCATGACAATTGTCATAGGCCTTATATTCGGCTCGGTGTTTTGGCAAAAGGGTGGAAAGAT GAGCAAACAAGAAGACATTCTCGAGATACTTGGCGCTATATATGCTGCTGTTTTCTTCCTTGGGGCCACCAATGCCATCATTGTGCAGCCTATTGTGGCCGTTGAGAGGACTGTCTTTTACCGTGAAAGAGCAGCAGGGATGTACTCAGCCCTGGCCTATGCATTTGCTCAA GTGAGCATCGAGCTGATATACATACCACCACTGGGGCTTCTTTATAGCCTGCTACTTTTCCCAATGATTGGCTTTAGCTGGCGCGCCGACGCCTTCCTttggttcttcttcttcatcgtaATCTGCTTTGTTTACTTTGTTCTGTACGGCATGATGGTCATAGCACTCACACCCAACCACCATATTGCCAGTATCCTATCTAGTTTCTTTTACAACTTCTGGAACTTGTTCGCGGGCTTCGTGATAGCGCGACCG CTGATTCCTGTCTGGTGGAGGTGGTACTACTGGGGTGATCCCGTATCGTGGACGATTTATGGCATTGTGTCATCGCAACTGGGGACG